A single region of the Triticum dicoccoides isolate Atlit2015 ecotype Zavitan chromosome 2B, WEW_v2.0, whole genome shotgun sequence genome encodes:
- the LOC119366839 gene encoding disease resistance protein RGA5-like, whose translation MDLLLLPWNSVSLGAMVSIFRKLAGTGHKTEIKKLTTRLLKLSRTQDPPVTARIWMKDVRELSYDMDNCVAAEEDWIGKLSGFMDRMREANGRYDTYKLGSVPSRRMDIVSIPAVVRGQKPADPVVGLHAKGGAVETLCNLLTDGDEQLKVLSIVGVAGIGKTTLAKQLWRERMFQGFDCRAFVRMAKKPDMRRILRSLLAQVRPHQPPDASDVHDLIHDLTEHLQNKRYFLIIDDLWATSVWDVATCAFPEGNHGSRIITTTEIEDVALASCSYQSKYIFKMEPLSVSHSKELFTSAVFGSGKEKSRELDLVSDEIIRRCDGLPQAIISISSVLASHGEANTVENWEQIQNSLPTNTTSDEILKQVLYFCYDSLPICVQACLLYLGIYPENYIILTEDIAKQWVAEGFISAPTEKLKMIVAHSYFDKLVKMGMIQQIDANYSDEVLYYAVHHMVHDFITSKCKEENFISVIDYSQRTVRFSNKVSRMSLQFGSATYATTPASIGLSQVRSLAYTGLTSCLPPNYISEFKLLRVLILHIWADQPSTGVALECISALLLLRYLQATCNCTVHLPEQMQRLKHLETLEINARVEAIPSDIVHLQSLLHLRLGGGTQLPYVTGILKNVTLNPAISMDESSSPPDTVMTIEILIPIFRTPKRIGQLTKLRSLKIVVRELLRSDISNLQGLPSLTVLSLHVLRQTTELISFASGVFRALMYFEFRCGVLRLIFQEGTMPNLQRLTLGFNAHRGEQYGASLLGIEDMLSVQKIYGMIGSATGAEERDLKAAESAFKKAMGKHPNVRVKRIDVVDEEYGPSEKEQTETIQEKDAPSHVSSEQPAIPKQESKEDAKQNDPYSIQRRTNRKDVANVAQGYSDNLELVSGARGEVNLMEEERKNSLGRGNSSMVFTLNLIETITNDFSDNQRVGSGGHGDVYKAMYKGLEIAVKKLRPLQGLDDKQFQNELYDLTKVCHQNIVGLIGYCYESRHKYIKHNGETIWAKSTERVLCFEYIQGESLEKHIADGSCELGWPMCYNIIRGTCEGLNHLHSAPDKPILHLNLKPANILLDKSMMPKIADLGLSRVFASSETHQTEIVNGTNEYMPPEYLDDRFISKKFDVFSFGVIILKMVAGNTGYFHCSDMSPKEFIKIVSEKWTKRLQAMPGSYSSHEVDIIRVTTCVEIALRCVDNDRDKRPRIKDIVHELEELEVEIEKMSIHELHNLTLQENLETQTREVEEKRVRKELMMAENCFGEVVDNYKLNKMTRYMGKPKTQEDRAREALNQVNEDDKEGRASSYVDDLKRMHGGLVSTSCLVYNATGDTLYQVDYHDWHGHIGSPPCPARIGNGQWAAFHHVKAACETSGSAAAVVYRSKNRDGQDREYLVAWSTPWGPFSSTNKAYCEIGGVDSFKNSWDSIYHKMSNSGFSAKATSDGCDIEVKIGGGASAPFISRITMR comes from the exons ATGGATCTGCTGCTCCTGCCTTGGAATAGTGTTTCTCTTGGTGCCATGGTCTCAATTTTTAGGAAGCTCGCGGGTACTGGACATAAGACCGAAATCAAGAAACTCACAACCAGGCTGCTCAAACTCTCAAGGACACAGGATCCGCCTGTTACAGCGCGGATCTGGATGAAGGATGTACGGGAACTATCCTATGACATGGACAACTGTGTTGCCGCCGAAGAGGATTGGATCGGTAAGTTGTCaggattcatggatagaatgagggAGGCCAATGGACGGTACGACACATACAAGCTTGGGAGCGTCCCCAGCCGCCGTATGGATATCGTCTCGATCCCAGCGGTGGTCCGCGGCCAGAAGCCAGCAGATCCAGTCGTCGGCCTACATGCCAAGGGCGGCGCCGTCGAAACGCTCTGCAACTTGCTGACTGATGGAGATGAGCAGCTCAAGGTGCTATCCATTGTCGGTGTTGCAGGAATCGGGAAGACCACGCTTGCCAAGCAGCTCTGGCGTGAGCGCATGTTCCAGGGATTCGACTGCCGGGCTTTTGTGCGGATGGCCAAGAAACCTGACATGAGGAGGATTCTAAGGAGCTTACTTGCGCAAGTTCGTCCACACCAACCACCCGACGCTAGTGACGTGCACGACCTCATTCACGACCTCACCGAGCATCTACAGAATAAAAG GTACTTTCTTATAATTGATGACTTATGGGCTACATCAGTATGGGATGTTGCTACCTGTGCTTTCCCGGAGGGTAATCATGGAAGCAGGATAATAACAACAACGGAAATTGAGGATGTTGCTCTAGCAAGCTGCAGTTATCAGTCCAAGTACATATTTAAGATGGAACCCCTCAGTGTCAGTCACTCAAAGGAGTTGTTCACCAGTGCAGTGTTTGGCTCTGGAAAAGAGAAATCTCGCGAATTGGATTTAGTGTCAGATGAGATTATAAGAAGATGTGATGGTTTACCACAGGCAATTATCAGCATATCCAGTGTTCTAGCAAGCCATGGAGAGGCAAATACAGTCGAGAACTGGGAGCAAATACAGAACAGTTTGCCAACAAATACAACTTCTGACGAGATACTGAAACAAGTACTGTATTTTTGCTATGATAGTCTTCCCATTTGTGTTCAGGCATGTCTGTTGTATCTTGGTATATATCCAGAAAACTACATTATCTTAACGGAAGATATAGCGAAGCAATGGGTAGCTGAAGGCTTTATCAGTGCACCAACTGAGAAACTAAAAATGATAGTTGCCCACAGCTATTTTGATAAGCTTGTCAAGATGGGTATGATCCAACAGATAGATGCGAACTACAGTGATGAGGTATTGTACTATGCAGTGCATCACATGGTACACGATTTTATTACATCTAAGTGCAAAGAAGAGAATTTTATCAGTGTAATAGATTATTCTCAAAGGACAGTGAGGTTTTCTAACAAGGTTAGTCGTATGTCCCTCCAGTTTGGCAGTGCAACATATGCAACCACACCAGCAAGTATCGGGCTTTCGCAAGTCCGATCACTTGCTTATACTGGACTAACCAGCTGCTTGCCGCCCAATTACATCTCAGAGTTTAAGCTTCTTCGAGTACTGATTCTCCATATTTGGGCTGATCAACCAAGCACAGGTGTCGCCCTCGAGTGTATCTCTGCATTGCTTCTGTTGAGATATTTGCAGGCGACATGCAACTGCACCGTGCATCTTCCAGAACAGATGCAACGTCTGAAACACTTGGAAACACTTGAAATAAATGCAAGAGTGGAAGCCATTCCATCAGATATCGTTCATCTTCAGAGCTTGTTGCATCTCCGTCTAGGAGGTGGGACACAACTGCCTTATGTGACTGGTATCCTAAAAAATGTCACGCTGAATCCTGCTATTTCAATGGATGAGTCAAGCAGTCCTCCCGATACAGTGATGACAATCGAGATATTGATCCCCATTTTTAGAACCCCGAAGCGGATTGGACAGCTTACCAAACTCCGCAGTTTGAAAATTGTTGTCAGAGAACTGCTAAGGAGTGATATCAGTAACCTCCAAGGATTGCCATCCCTCACTGTGCTCTCATTGCACGTCCTGCGGCAAACTACAGAACTAATCAGCTTCGCAAGTGGAGTATTTCGTGCTCTCATGTATTTTGAGTTCAGGTGTGGCGTACTGCGCCTGATTTTTCAGGAAGGGACAATGCCTAACCTTCAGAGGCTCACGCTAGGTTTCAATGCCCACAGAGGAGAACAGTATGGTGCTTCGCTTCTCGGCATTGAAGATATGTTAAGCGTCCAGAAGATTTATGGAATGATTGGGTCAGCAACCGGTGCTGAGGAACGTGACTTGAAGGCCGCAGAGTCTGCATTCAAGAAAGCCATGGGCAAGCACCCTAACGTCAGGGTAAAAAGAATCGATGTGGTTGATGAAGAGTATGGTCCGTCAGAAAAAGAGCAGACGGAAACGATCCAAGAGAAAGATGCACCAAGTCATGTAAGCAGTGAACAACCGGCAATTCCGAAACAAGAGTCCAAGGAAGATGCAAAGCAAAATGACCCTTATTCCATTCAAAG GAGAACCAATAGAAAGGATGTCGCAAATGTGGCGCAAGGTTACTCAGACAACCTAGAACTTGTCAGTGGTGCACGTGGAGAAGTTAACCTGATG GAAGAAGAACGTAAGAATAGCCTGGGGAGAGGCAACAGCAGCATGGTTTTCACACTAAATTTGATCGaaactattacaaatgatttttcaGATAATCAGAGAGTTGGCAGTGGTGGGCATGGAGATGTTTACAAG GCGATGTATAAAGGGCTAGAGATTGCTGTGAAGAAGCTCCGTCCCTTGCAAGGACTTGATGATAAGCAATTTCAAAATGAATTATATGACCTTACCAAGGTATGCCACCAAAATATTGTGGGGTTAATTGGCTATTGCTACGAATCTCGGCATAAATACATCAAGCACAATGGGGAGACTATTTGGGCGAAATCAACGGAGAGGGTTCTCTGCTTTGAATATATTCAGGGTGAAAGCCTCGAAAAACATATTGCAG ATGGATCTTGTGAACTTGGCTGGCCCATGTGTTATAACATCATCAGGGGGACTTGTGAGGGCTTAAATCACCTTCATAGTGCTCCGGACAAACCTATTCTCCATCTAAATTTGAAGCCTGCTAATATACTCCTAGATAAGAGCATGATGCCCAAAATTGCAGATCTTGGTTTGTCACGGGTTTTTGCTTCATCAGAAACACATCAAACAGAGATTGTCAATGGAACAAA CGAATACATGCCACCAGAATACTTAGACGATCGCTTTATCTCAAAGAAGTTTGACGTGTTCAGTTTTGGTGTCATAATTCTAAAGATGGTGGCAGGAAATACTGGATATTTCCATTGTTCTGACATGTCTCCCAAGGAGTTTATTAAGATC GTAAGTGAAAAATGGACCAAAAGGTTGCAGGCAATGCCTGGCTCATACTCGTCACATGAAGTAGACATCATACGAGTGACTACGTGCGTTGAGATTGCACTAAGGTGTGTCGACAATGACCGGGATAAAAGACCTCGGATTAAGGATATTGTCCATGAACTAGAGGAACTAGAAGTTGAGATAGAGAAAATGTCAATACATGAACTACATAACCTAACTTTACAG GAAAACCTTGAAACACAGACGAGGGAGGTAGAAGAAAAAAGGGTCAGAAAAGAACTGATGATGGCTGAGAATTGCTTTGGTGAAGTAGTGGACAACTACAAGTTGAATAAAATGACGAGGTACATGGGTAAACCAAAGACGCAGGAAGACCGAGCACGAGAGGCCTTGAATCAGGTGAACGAGGATGATAAGGAAGGCAGGGCGTCAAGTTATGTGGATGATCTCAAGAGAATGCACGGCGGCCTAGTGTCCACGTCGTGCCTCGTATATAACGCGACAGGCGACACACTGTACCAAGTTGACTACCACGACTGGCATGGCCACATTGGCAGCCCTCCCTGCCCTGCTCGGATAGGCAACGGCCAGTGGGCAGCATTCCATCACGTCAAAGCTGCCTGCGAGACATCTGGTTCGGCAGCGGCCGTTGTCTACCGCAGCAAGAATAGAGATGGCCAGGACCGGGAATATCTGGTTGCCTGGAGTACCCCGTGGGGTCCCTTTTCCTCTACTAATAAG GCTTATTGCGAGATCGGCGGAGTCGATAGCTTCAAGAATAGCTGGGACAGTATTTACCACAAAATGAGCAATTCAGGTTTCTCTGCAAAAGCCACATCTGACGGGTGCGATATTGAAGTGAAAATTGGCGGAGGTGCTAGTGCTCCATTTATTTCAAGAATCACCATGCGCTGA